The Biomphalaria glabrata chromosome 1, xgBioGlab47.1, whole genome shotgun sequence sequence agcatctctctctctttatagaTATCTATATGGAGAGAATGTATTGTAGACATCATTCCCAATGATCCTCAAAGTGATACGTTTCTAGTAGGTCACAAGTAATGatgtgtttctttttcttttttgtctattttccaGCCGTCCAGCGTGGCCGAATTCCACCAACGCAGCACCCTTTCCACGGCCAGATGGCTTTCCACAACGGTGACCCATTGAACGGACACACCTACTTGTCCAGTTTCATCTCCATGCTTCTAAGGGCAGAGCCGTACCCCACATCCAGGTTCGGGAACTGTATGCAGCAGCCCAACATCATGGGTATTGAAAACATCTGTGAGCTGGCTGCAAGACTTTTGTTCTCAGCCGTGGAGTGGGCAAGGAACATCCCCTTCTTTCCCGACTTGCAGGTCACGGACCAGGTGGCCTTGCTGCGCTTGGGCTGGTCCGAACTGTTCGTCCTCAACGCAGCCCAGTGCTCCATGCCTCTGCACGTGGCCCCGCTCCTAGCCGCGGCCGGACTCCACGCCAGCCCGATGGCCGCGGAGAGAGTGGTGGCTTTTATGGATCATATCCGTATATTCCAGGAGCAGGTGGAGAAGTTGAAGGCGCTGCATGTGGACTCTGCAGAGTATAGCTGTTTGAAGGCCATCGCTCTGTTCTCGTCAGGTAAGTCTGGGATACGCTGGCTAATTACATGGGCTAAATGCATGAGCTTAATACATGGGGCTAATTACATAGATTAAATGCATGGGCTGTTACTCATAATACACCCACGGTTTATTTTTGATATACAAACCCAATGACAGTGTATCCTTGATAATATAACACACAAGTGTCGCACTCATTTGGGAGGGAAAAAAGGGTTAccctcccttttttaaaaagaatcacCTCAAAAGGGAATGTTGTTTTAGGGTAAtgtctgtctcctctctctatgtctgtctcctctctctatgtctgtctcaGAGCTtgtctgtctcctctctctatgtctgtctcaGAGCTtgtctgtctcctctctctatgtctgtctcaGAGCTtgtctgtctcctctctctatgtctgtctcaGAGCTtgtctgtctcctctctctatgtctgtctcaGAGCTTGTCTAGTCTGTTAGCACAAACCTTTTAGAAATGGAAACAAGCACACCGAAACAGATTGCaaattggaggggggggggagaatggaGCAGAACTAGGAGAGGGGGAAGACagacatgagagagagagatgttatATACAGTGGAAGTacaagagtgtgtgtgtgtaagaatTAAAGAATTTTTGATTAACTGGAACGTTAAatagtctgtgtgtgtgtgtgtttgatatGATACTTCACCAAATGACATCCAATGTATCTCACCAGGCATGATATTGTCATCTTGACATTGGCTCATAAAGTCGACGTGTAAgtcattcattaaaaaaaaaaaatcctcacaAAAATAGTCTTCAGTCACGTCAGCACACATTAAGTTTAGCATTTGACAGAGATTTCAAGAATCCAATGGAACAACCAATGAGAAACTGCCCCGCGTACCAGAAACAAAATGTCAGAAATCTATATCACGACGTCACAGCATTGTACACGTACACTTCCGTTCTTCGGGTCACGACCTTTGACCTCTGCGAGGCGGGGGCTAAACTGAAGAAAGTTGACATCACACCGAAGTTTACCGCCAATTTGTTTCCTCTAATTGTTTGCTGTGACAGATCTCGCGAGGAGGCTGGTGGGGAGGGGGTGCTGTGAGGGGGTGCGGGAAGTCAGGATCAATGGCTAATAACAGGTCGATGATGAAATGTAAAGAATGATTTAGATACTAGCCAGGcagacagaaacagacaaaGTAGAACAGTAGAAGAATCAGACAGAAGATAAATCTCAAAGTTTTACAAGACAACTTATAGTTTCATTAACTAGTTGCAGTCACCAGATACAACCAAATCGTCTGGCAGAGGATTGAATACAAACGAGTCAGATGTATGTCTACAGATGAACATCTTCGAGGAGCTGTCTCTCGTGGACAACGTTCAGGCTAAAGCTTTGAATTGTTTTGTACCAGTCAGGACATAACGTCCAGAGTCCAAATGAAACATAACGTCAACGAATAGAGGCGTCAAAGTCTTGCAGTTACTTAGGTGTAAGCAAAAGAAATGACTTGGTTTACACGTGACTTTGAAGTCATGACAAGATTTTCTTCCAGCTACACAGCTAGTAGCACTGGACAAAGTCAAAGGTTTTAGTAACATGTCCATCATCTTCGTGTGCAACTTCtttctacaaagcttttattaactcaTTCCGCCTGTCTGTCTAAGTGTCTGTCTGGGacaatttttgtacacgttatttctcccacatcccatTATTggataagttgaaactttgaaacattgtccaaaataaaacataaatcaatcaaaCAATTGACAAGGTAATTAagtaattagtggtaattagtgtttgatatagaaaagggaaataaatttgacagtattgagagatggctgtaaatgtgcagttctttttcttatgtaaactttttttaatgtgtcTGTTTAAAATATTTGGCATGTTTCTACGTTACTTACACCCTAGGCCTGTCTGGTCAAAGTACACACACAGTAGTTGTCTTAATACACACGTAGTTGTCTTAGTACACACGTAGTTGTCTTAGTACACACGTAGTTGTCTTAATACACACACGTAGTTGTCTTAGTACACACGTAGTTGTCTTAGTACACACGTAGTTGTCTTAGTACACACACAGTAGTTGTCTTAGTACATACGTAGTTGTCTTAGTACACACACAGTAGTTGTCTTAGTACACACACAGTAGTTGTCTTAGTACACACGTAGTTGTCTTAGTACACACGTAGTTGTCTTAGTACACACACAGTAGTTGTCTTAGTACATACACAGTAGTTGTCTTAGTACACACGTAGTTGTCTTAGTACACACGTAGTTGTCTTAGTACACACGTAGTTGTCTTAGTACACACGTAGTTGTCTTAATACACACACGTAGTTGTCTTAGTACACATGTAGTTGTCTTAGTACACACGTAGTTGTCTTAGTACACACGTAGTTGTCTTAGTACACACACGTAGTTGTCTTAGTACACACGTAGTTGTCTTAGTACACACGTAGTTGTCTTAGTACATACGTAGTTGTCTTAATACACACACGTAGTTGTCTTAGTACACACACGTAGTTGTCTTAGTACACACACAGTAGTTGTCTTAGTACACACACAGTAGTTGTCTTAGTACACACGTAGTTGTCTTAGTACACACACAGTAGTTGTCTTAGTACACACACAGTAGTTGTCTTAGTACACACACAGTAGTTGTCTTAGTACACACACAGTAGTTGTCTTAGTACACACGTAGTTGTCTTAGTACACACGTAGTTGTCTTAGTACACACGTAGTTGTCTTAGTACACACACAGTAGTTGTCTTAGTACACACACAGTAGTTGTCTTAGTACACACACAGTAGTTGTCTTAGTACACACGTAGTTGTCTTAGTACACACACAGTAGTTGTCTTAGTACACACACAGTAGTTGTCTTAGTACACACGTAGTTGTCTTAGTACACACACAGTAGTTGTCTTAGTACACACACAGTAGTTGTCTTAGTACACACACAGTAGTTGTCTTAGTACACACACAGTAGTTGTCTTAGTACACTCGTAGTTGTCTTAGTACACACGTAGTTGTCTTAGTACACACACAGTAGTTGTCTTAGTACACACACAGTAGTTGTCTTAGTACACACACAGTAGTTGTCTTAGTACACACGTAGTTGTCTTAGGTACACACGTAGTTGTCTTTGTACACACAGTAGTTGTCTTAGTACACACGTAGTTGTCTTAGGTACACACGTAGTTGTCTTAGTACACAATAGTGATCACAAAGCCGTGACTTTGTACAAGTCAACACATTCTCCTGGCATGACTTTGTACAAGTTAACACATTCTCCTGGCATGACTTTGTACAAGTCAACACATTCTCCTGGCATgactttgtacaagtattctcCTGGCATGACCACACATTCTCCTGGCATGACTTTGTACAAGTCAACACATTCTCCTGGCATGACTTTGTACAAGTCAACACATTCTCCTGGCATgactttgtacaagtattctcCTGGCATGACCACACATTCTCCTGGCATGACTTTGTACAAGTTAACACATTCTCCTGGCATGACTTTGTACAAGTCAACACATTCTCCTG is a genomic window containing:
- the LOC106065773 gene encoding COUP transcription factor 2-like isoform X3, translated to MLTNRIERSVKRNHLDTRTSSGVADSAPGHPVAWQTQHQDIQWRGRLSTRTSSGVADSAVQRGRIPPTQHPFHGQMAFHNGDPLNGHTYLSSFISMLLRAEPYPTSRFGNCMQQPNIMGIENICELAARLLFSAVEWARNIPFFPDLQVTDQVALLRLGWSELFVLNAAQCSMPLHVAPLLAAAGLHASPMAAERVVAFMDHIRIFQEQVEKLKALHVDSAEYSCLKAIALFSSDACGLSDMNHIESIQEKSQCALEEYVRSQYPNQPTRFGKLLLRLPSLRTVSAQVIEQLFFVRLVGKTPIETLIRDMLLSGGSFSWPYMAIQ